The nucleotide window CACCTCTCAAGTCATTTCACAAAGTCGGACTAGAGTCAAGCTCAACAGGGTCTTCTTTCCCCGCTGATTCTGCCAAGCCCGTTCCCTTGGCTGTGGTTTCGCTGGATAGTAGACAGGGACAGTGGGAATCTCGTTAATCCATTCATGCGCGTCACTAATTAGATGACGAGGCATTTGGCTACCTTAAGAGAGTCATAGTTACTCCCGCCGTTTACCCGCGCTTGGTTgaatttcttcactttgacATTCAGAGCACTGGGCAGAAATCACATTGCGTTAGCATCCGCAGGGACCATCGCAatgctttgttttaattaaacagTCGGATTCCCCTTGTCCGTACCAGTTCTGAGGCGGCTGTTCGACGCCCGGGGAAAGTCCCCGAAGGAACGCTCCCAGTCCGTCCCCCGGCCGGCACGCGGCGACCCGCTCTCGCCGCGGGAGCAGCTCGAGCAGTCCACCGACAGCCGACGGGTTCGGGACTGGGACCCCCGTGCCCAGCCCTCAGAGCCAATCCTTTTCCCGAGGTTACGGATCCATTTTGCCGACTTCCCTTGCCTACATTGTTCCATCGACCAGAGGCTGTTCACCTTGGAGACCTGATGCGGTTATGAGTACGACCGGGCGTGAATGGCACTCGGTCCTCCGGATTTTCAAGGGTCGCCGGGGGCGCACCGGACACCACGCGACGTGCGGTGCTCTTCCAGCCGCTGGACCCTACCTCCGGCTGAGCCGTTTCCAGGGTGGGCAGGCTGTTAAACAGAAAAGATAACTCTTCCCGAGGCCCCCGCCGACGTCTCCGGACTCCCTAACGTTGCCGTCAACCACCACGTCCCGGTTCAGGAATTTTAACCCGATTCCCTTTCGAAGTTCGCGCGAGACGCGCTATCAGACGGGCTTCCCCCGTCTCTTAGGATCGACTAACCCATGTGCAAGTGCCGTTCACATGGAACCTTTCCCCTCTTCGGCCTTCAAAGTTCTCATTTGAATATTTGCTACTACCACCAAGATCTGCACCGACGGCCGCTCCGCCCGGGCTCGCGCCCCAGGTTTTGCAGCGACCGCCGCGCCCTCCTACTCATCGGGGCCTGGCACTTGCCCCGACGGCCGGGTATAGGTCGCGCGCCTAAGCGCCATCCATTTTCGGGGCTAGTTGATTCGGCAGGTGAGTTGTTACACACTCCTTAGCGGATTTCGACTTCCATGACCACCGTCCTGCTGTCTTAATCGACCAACACCCTTTGTGGGTTCTAGGTTAGCGCGCAGTTGGGCACCGTAACCCGGCTTCCGGTTCATCCCGCATCGCCAGTTCTGCTTACCAAAAATGGCCCACTTGGAGCTCTCGATTCCATGGCGCGGCTCAACAAAGCAGCCGCGCCGTCCTACCTATTTAAAGTTTGAGAATAGGTCGAGGGCGTTGCGCCCCCGATGCCTCTAATCATTGGCTTTACCCGATAGAACTCGTTCACGGGCTCCAGCTATCCTGAGGGAAACTTCGGAGGGAACCAGCTACTAGACGGTTCGATTAGTCTTTCGCCCCTATACCCAAGTCAGACGAACGATTTGCACGTCAGTATCGCTGCGGGCCTCCACCAGAGTTTCCTCTGGCTTCGCCCCGCTCAGGCATAGTTCACCATCTTTCGGGTCCCGACAGGCATGCTCTCACTCGAACCCTTCTCAGAAGATCAAGGTCGGTCGGCGGTGCAACCCTCGAGGGGATCCCGCCAGTCAGCTTCCTTGCGCCTTACGGGTTTAATCGCCCGTTGACTCGCACACATGTCAGACTCCTTGGTCCGTGTTTCAAGACGGGCCGAATGGGGAGCCCACAGGCCGATGCCAGGAGCACGCAGATGCCTAGGCACGCCGAGACGGCGCGTGCTGCCTACCACGATCGCGTCGACGGCGTCTCCGCGGGCATATCAACAGCCCGGGCTTTGGCCGCCGCCGCAATCCGCATCGGTCAACGCCCCGAGCCGATCGGCGGACCGGCTTGTGACCGTTCCACATCCGACCGGGGTGCATCGCCGGCCCCCATCCGCTTCCCTCCCGACAATTTCAAGCACTCTTTGACTCTCTTTTCAAAGTCCTTTTCATCTTTCCCTCGCGGTACTTGTTTGCTATCGGTCTCTCGCCCGTATTTAGCCTTGGACAGAATTTACCGCCCGATTGGGGCTGCATTCCCAAACAACCCGACTCGCCGACAGCGCCTCGTGGTGCGACAGGGTCCGGGCACAACGGGGCTCTCACCCTCTCCGGCGCCACCTTCCAGTGGAC belongs to Prunus persica cultivar Lovell chromosome G4, Prunus_persica_NCBIv2, whole genome shotgun sequence and includes:
- the LOC109948797 gene encoding uncharacterized protein LOC109948797, translated to MESRAPSGPFLGVRRRRRGPREELSFLFNSLPTLETAQPEVGSSGWKSTARRVVSGAPPATLENPEDRVPFTLWSMEQCRQGKSAKWIRNLGKRIGSEGWARGSQSRTRRLSVDCSSCSRGESGSPRAGRGTDWERSFGDFPRAQMPRHLISDAHEWINEIPTVPVYYPAKPQPRERAWQNQRGKKTLLNELNENRNLVWNKRVKARLILISSTNTNRESVAYRSFRPSEFEARGVRKVTTGITGLWQPSVHSDVFYPTDDSVAIVIQPSTRGTVDSHNWSSRLVEKPVARSYRALDYD